The DNA window AGACCATCGACGAGGACGGCGTCGCCCTCGAGCTCAGCCGCTGGTTCGACCTCGGTTAACGCGCCTCGGCCGTGCAGACGCAGGCCTTGTTGCCGTCGGAGTCGGCGAGTACGACGAACGAGGGCGCCTCGCTGTCGTCCACGATGACCCCACCCGCCGCGACCGCGGCGGCGATCCGCTGCTCGCGCACCTCCGGCGCCACCCACACGTCGAGGTGGAACCGCTGCCGGGGCGTCTCGTGCGCGTCGGTGTCCTGGAACCACAGGTTCGGCACCCGCCCCAGGACGTCCCGTACGCCGCCGCCGATCGTGCCGTACCCCACCGACGAGGTGCTCCCGGTCAGCAGCGCCGCCCACATCGGCGCGATCGCCGCGGCGTTGGCCGTGTCGAGCGCCAGCTCGATCGTGGTGATCGACCCCGGATCCGCCACGACCCCGAGCTCGGCCGCCACGTCGGTGATCCGGCCCGCGAGGTCGATGTCTCGCTGCGTCACCCATTCGACGACGTGCTCGACGCCCTCGCCGTCGCGGTAGATCGCGTCGGCGCTGATCAGCTTGAGATCGACGTACCCGTCACCCAGCTGCACCTGCGGGTGGTGGCCCAGCTCGTCCCCCGCGGCGGCCACCGCGGTGACGAACCGGACGCCCGCGCCGAAGTCGCTCACCACGTACCGGGCATGGAGTCCCTGCCCGAGCTTCCGCCAGTCCGTCAGCTTGAACGCGGCGATCTTGTCGTCCATCAGCATGTCCATGAACGCGACCATAGACAGGGTTCCGGACGATCGGCGTCCGGGTCCGCGCAGGAAGTCGGTCGCTGGTCCGAACGGGCCTGAGCTATGCTCGACAGCATGAACAGCTTCCGGCATGAGGTCATGATGCGCCCCGCGTAGGGGTGCAACTGGTTCGTGCCAAGGCCCCTCGCGAGAGGGGCCTTCTTGTTTGTCGGGACTCCTTTCGCGAACCACCGAAGGAGAAACGATGAGCAACCACTTCTACGTCACCACGTCGATCCCGTACGTCAACGCCGACCCACACCTCGGCTTCGCGCTCGAGCTCGTGCAGGCGGACGTGCTCGCGCGCCATCGCCGGCTGCGCGGCGACAGCGTGCGCTTCCAGACCGGGACGGACGACAACTCGCTGAAGAACGTGCAGGCCGCCGAGGCCGCCGGCGTGCCCGTACGGGACTTCGTCGACGAGCACGCCGACGCGTTCGAGAACCTGCGAGGCACGCTCGACCTCAGCTACGACGACTTCCTCCGCACCAGCCGAGACCCCCGACATCGCCCGGGGGCCGAACGGCTCTGGCAGGCCTGCGTCGAGGCGGGCGACATCTACCGCAAGGAGTACGAGGGCCTCTACTGCGTGGGCTGCGAGCAGTTCTATCAGCCCGACGAGCTCGTCGAGGGGCGATGTCCCGAGCACGAGACCGAGCCGCAGGTCGTCCGGGAGGAGAACTGGTTCTTCCGCCTCTCGAGGTACGAGGACCAGCTCGCCGCGCTCTACGACGAAGGGCGGATCGTGATCGAGCCTGCAGTCAGGGCGAACGAGGTCCGCGCGTTCATCCGCGGCGGCCTGGAGGACTTCTCCATCTCGCGTTCCGTCCAACGCGCGCACGGCTGGGGAATTCCCGTACCCGGCGACCCGACGCAGGTGATGTACGTCTGGTGGGATGCGCTCGGCAACTACATCACCGCGCCCGGGTACGGGACCGGTGCCTCGAGCTTCGGCACGTGGTGGCGTGGCGACGGCGAACGCAGGCACGTGATCGGGAAGGGCATCGTGCGATTCCACGCGGTGTACTGGCCGGCGATGCTGCTGTCCGCCGGTTTGGCCTTGCCCACAAGGGTTTTCGTGCATGACTACCTCACGGTCAACGGACGCAAGATCGGCAAGTCGCTCGGCAACGCCGTCGCACCCGACGCGATCGCGGCGACGTACGGTACGGATTCCCTGCGTTGGTGGCTGGTCGCGCAGGTACCGAAGGTCGGCGACACCGACTTCACCGAGGAGCGGCTGGTCGGCGCTGTCAACCGCGACTTGGCAGGTGGGGTGGGCAACCTGTCGCAACGCGTGGTCACGATGATCCACCGGTTCCGTCACGGCGTCGTGCCGTCAGCGGCCCCGAGCGAGGCTCTCGCCGAGGCGGCGAACGAGGTGCCCGAACGGATCGACGCGGCGCTCGAGTCGTTCGACCTGC is part of the Tenggerimyces flavus genome and encodes:
- the metG gene encoding methionine--tRNA ligase, translated to MSNHFYVTTSIPYVNADPHLGFALELVQADVLARHRRLRGDSVRFQTGTDDNSLKNVQAAEAAGVPVRDFVDEHADAFENLRGTLDLSYDDFLRTSRDPRHRPGAERLWQACVEAGDIYRKEYEGLYCVGCEQFYQPDELVEGRCPEHETEPQVVREENWFFRLSRYEDQLAALYDEGRIVIEPAVRANEVRAFIRGGLEDFSISRSVQRAHGWGIPVPGDPTQVMYVWWDALGNYITAPGYGTGASSFGTWWRGDGERRHVIGKGIVRFHAVYWPAMLLSAGLALPTRVFVHDYLTVNGRKIGKSLGNAVAPDAIAATYGTDSLRWWLVAQVPKVGDTDFTEERLVGAVNRDLAGGVGNLSQRVVTMIHRFRHGVVPSAAPSEALAEAANEVPERIDAALESFDLRQAANALTTLIATANRFIEETAPWQLAKTEKAEVAESGRASAELDAVLSGLAEVCRVLASELRPFVPDLAERLARQFTPVDPSGQLPKAEPIFPRLERHEGAEAAEALEK
- a CDS encoding VOC family protein — its product is MDMLMDDKIAAFKLTDWRKLGQGLHARYVVSDFGAGVRFVTAVAAAGDELGHHPQVQLGDGYVDLKLISADAIYRDGEGVEHVVEWVTQRDIDLAGRITDVAAELGVVADPGSITTIELALDTANAAAIAPMWAALLTGSTSSVGYGTIGGGVRDVLGRVPNLWFQDTDAHETPRQRFHLDVWVAPEVREQRIAAAVAAGGVIVDDSEAPSFVVLADSDGNKACVCTAEAR